In the genome of Fusarium poae strain DAOMC 252244 chromosome 1, whole genome shotgun sequence, the window AGCAGCCCTAGCCGCTCTCGGTAGCTGACGTCCATGATAGCGGTGTGACACTCGTCAAAGAACACCCTTTCCAGCAACCCTCGACCCCGAATGCTCTCGACGTATGCGGTGAATCCTTCGCTCACGGCCACATCGGCACTGACCACTACCAACCGCGCGTCCCGCTGCCGTTCATCCCTCTCTTGATCGATATCGTTTCTCCATTCCATGCAatcgatgccgagctcgCGTGCCCTTGAAACCAAGTCCTGCACAAGAGATACAAACGGGACAACCACAATACTGACCGGTCCTCCACCCGTGCCTCGTTCGTCTTCCATAAAAGCCGGCAGCATAAATAAAATGCTTTTGCCACCGCCTGTCGGCAGCACCACGATAAGCAACTCGCTCCGGATGCCGTCATTCTCTAGTCGCATAATCCGGTACATGCCATCGCGCTGCTGCGCCGTCTTCCATCCTGCGTCTTCGCCTAGCATACGCTTCAGCCCAGCATCTATCTCTGCATCCTCATAGCGGGGGGCCAAGTCGCCATCCAGCGGGAGTCTCGGTGAAGTTGCCTGCTGATAGCGGTTATGtgttagttataataagcttattcttaCGCCCTACCCTATAGCGCCACTCCCCCATCTTTTCTGTACCAGCACCAATTGTAATCTATCCCAATAATTCCGGCGtattatgtatatacataataGCAGAGTAAATGCTACTATACGTACCTCTCGGTCTATAGCAAGCCTTTGCCTCTTTGCTGATCTGTCGACTACCGGCATAATATCGTCGTCATGAGCCCGGCGTTTCCTGTCACCGAAATCACCATCAGTTCGGGCCAGAAATTCATGCCACAGACGGCTGATCTCCCGGAAATTTGACAACATCTCCGGCTGCAACTGACTCGGAAATTGAAGATTGACGGCATAGTGATTCCGTGCGATTCGACTTCCGTGTGTCGCTTGGATGTCCCATACATACTCAACTTTCGGTCGTCGGTGTGCTTCTCCAGTTAACGGATCGGCcgcctcgtcgtcgctgtccGCCACGGCGGCTTCCAGTTCAACTTGCTGAACAATTAATCCCTTGATTCGACGACCCATCTCAATAGCTACATGCCGGTAGCTTGAAACAGTTAGCTGAACCCCAATCTGTACACCTGTGACAAGCGCGAGCTGCTTGCTCAGCTTTGCCGTGTCCCAGATCCCCTTCTCGGCCGACTTCCATAGCCACGGGCTGATCGCTTCGGACGGGCCTCGAATGCCAGAGAGCCGATGCAGCACCTTCTCAAACGGCAGCAGCCATGCGACATatgccaccatcatcaagcttgggcCCTCAGGCAAGAAACGCGCTACCTTTCGGCCTTGCTTGCCATTCAATCCCTTGCTTTTGTCCCGGTCTGTGATGAGCACCACCTGCccgtcaaagacaaacacGTTCTTCGGCAGCTGATCGGTATCGCAGTGCTTCAGCGTTGACACCTCCGGACCTCGCCCGGGCTGCCCTCCCCATACATGCACAACCGGGAACATACTTGACCGGAACTGCCGCAGCCAGCCAAGATACTCATCCATCGCCCGTTTACGGCACTCGACCCGACTACCGCCGTTCCCTGCATCGACGATCTTCCACAGCGTCGTGCCCAACAGCCTCGTTAACTTCTCTGCACCCGGCTTGAGCCATGCATTCTTCCGGTTCGTCGCAAATGACCGCCCTGGGCCCTCAAACACCAAGCTATCGGCGATGTCCTGTAGCCGTATTGTTTCGCGGATCTGACTCCATTGTCCGTCCATAAGCTTGTCGAGCCAGCCCTCCGCTTCTCGCACGAATGCCTGTGCTGCCCGTTGAAAGCTGTTTACGGTGATCTTGTCGCCCAGATAGTTGAGCGTCATGCCATTACTGTCCCATAGCACCCGCGCTTGCCCACCTTCCTGATTACGGTAGCCCCTCCCGTACGTCATCCACTGGATAATAGCACTGAACGGTGTATACGAGCCGGTTGCGAGCCAGTCGCGATGACCCTTCTGGAACCGATCGATAGCCGCAAAGCTCGTGTCGCAATTCGAGTCGTCGGAGTCGTACGGGTCGTCCTCAAAGAAGTGCTCTAGCATCAGAATCCGCCCGCACCATAAGAAACCGGCGAGAAACCGGGTATGTGTGTGGGACGGTACCCACGTGCCATCCTCCTTGACACCCAGTACAGCCGTGAAGTGGAGCAGCGGGTTGTAGTACTGCTTCTTCCCAAGCTTCTGCTTAATCGACTTGATGCAGAAGTCGAagacagcctcatcaagtGCCTCCTTATcggggtcttcttcttcttcttcttcttcttctccctctcctctatccccttctctgctgcccttcgtgacctgctgctgcccctgcctcttcttcttgtcgacaacagTATCAAGTCGCTGGACGATGTCAGCCAGGGAATTCCACTGCTCTTCCGTAAATCGGATACCGTGCTCTGCCTTGGCCCCATCGCGCCCAAGCGCCTGAATCCGGACGCAATAGCACAAGTACCGCTGCCAGCACGCACTGTACCTGTCCATCGTATCTGACTGCTGCTTTCGGCCGAACGGGGTCGATACCGGCTTGGTCGGGTCAATGCTGCCgagccactcgagcgttTCGTCCGGCACCCTATCCAGCCTCTCCATACAACGGCCAAGCTCGCGCCGGAAACTCTCGGTCAGCTCACGTAGCCTCTGGTTCGCTTCACGGCGCTCGCGGGGCCACATCCGCTGCTCGACTGCGGCAGAAGCCGGTGATAGCCCCGCCTGGTACAGCGTCGGTTTGTCCCTCTGCTGCAAGTGCGCCGACCATTTCATAAACTGCACCCATCTCGACTCGGTGTCGACTCCGCCTGGTGCCTCTACCTGACGTTGCCGTTCcgtctctgccttctttagATCCTTCTCACATGCCCGGACGGTCTGCGGTAGTAGAGCATCCCCAGCAGTTACGCCATCGTCAGCGCGTTCAGTGGCCGGATCGCCATCGGCGTCGGTGGTTTCGGCGCCCCGCGCTGGGTTGACGATCCAGTACCTTGCATGCGGGGCTTTGCGCAGTGACTGAAGCATTACGTACTCCCGTCCGCGCTTACCTTCCACCTGCGTTCTGTGTCTGTTGCGGGTCTCGTGTGTAGAAAAGTTCGACTTGTTGCGGGTCAGAAAGCGACAGCCCCCGGCCCTACAGCTAAACCCCTTATATGTCCTCAGCCCGGGGATCGGCGCGCTTCCATCTGGTGGCAGTTGTATGTTCTCGTCTGCTGGATCCTGCAGTGTCCGGGGGCGCCACCCcgacgacgagaacgatGCTGCGAATGCAATTACCGCCTGTAGCTGCTCTCCAACAGTTTTGTGGCAGTTGCGGTAGTGGTGCTCTACCTTATCGACCTCGGGTTTGATAGCTGCCTCGCAGATCAGACAAAGCAGGACATCAAGCTGCTCGCAAAGCTGAATTATCTGGTCCACTGTATTATTTTTCATGGTTGTACGTAGTGGTGAGTGAACGGTGCTGCCGCTGATATAAAACGCACAATTCAAATCTGGCTGCGTCTGGATGATGATACTGTTGTTATTTAGTATCATGATAATGCCTActgatataaatatatctggCTTAATGTAAATAGACTTGCTTTTGTTATTGCTACAGTGATATGTAAactctatttttaaattactaattacGATTTACCTGTATGTAAAGAATTGATTGAACTCTTCCCTCCCCTCGTTGTTTTCTGGGCCTGTTATTGGTATTTGGTGTTAGTTCCCTGTCAacttggggttggggttcgTCTGTTTTCGACCCAATCACCGTTGTTGTCCTGGGGGAACGTTGTCCTGAGGGAATGGCCCGTGCACGACCCGCAACCGCCATACAATctcgctaaccccaagtgtttGTTCAGCCAGAACAACACCCGGACTAGAGACCAGGTCGTCTATGTATCTGCCATTCTGCTTCTTTGTTTCGCAAACTTGCTATGCTCGTTCAGCCATAATGCCATAATGCTCTACCTTTGCCGAGCTATCGCTGGtattggcggcggcggcgtacTGAATCTTTCGAACATCATTATATCGGATATTGTCACTCTTGAGCAGAGAGGAAAGATCCAAGGCGTTGTCGGCGCTACCGTTGGACTGGGTAATATTATTGGTCCATTTATAGCTGCCGGTGTCATAGGACAGACGTCATGGAGAGCCTTCTTTTGGATTCTATCACCATTGTCATTTTGTACAGCGGTACTTTCTtacttctttcttccttctaAGCCCGCTACTGTTGGGTTCTGGGAAGGAATACGAAAAATTGATTGGATGGGCACATTCGTCTCGGGCATATCTATCGTTCTTCTCCTCATTCCCATCTCCGGAGGTAAGTCATTCGAACAAATTCGTCTATTTCCCACCTCTAATATAGTGGAAATGTAGGAGGATCCTACTTCTCTTGGGACTCGCCTCTCTCCATAAGTATGCTCAGTACTGGTGGTGCTTTATTTATTGCATTTATCGTGTGGGAATGGAAGATGGCAAAACTTCCCATGATGCCAGGTAAGTATCTCGTTCTTCATAGTCAACAGTCCACATTACTAACGCAGCAAACTATCTCAAGTCAACATCTATAAGAACATAACGTTGTCCATCATGCTGGCCCAGAATTTCTTGTTCGGTGCTGTTTATCAGTCGTATCTATATTACGTTCCTCTCTATCTTCAGAATCCTCGTCAGTACAGTGCCATGGAGTCCGCGGCAATCTACACTCCTTTAGTGGCTGCGCAGGCGATTTTTTCGATTGCTTCAGGACAGTATATCAGTTTTCGTCTGAGATATGGAGAGGTTATTTATACTGGCTTTGCACTTTGGACGCTGTGAGTTCTCTACACCTAAAGCTTTGAGGCCATGGCTGAGCTGATTATCAAAACAGTGGCGCGGGTCTAGCTCTGATCCTCAATCGACACACTAGCGCTGCAGTCATCGCCGTCATTTTAGCCGTTGTTGGTGCAGGAGTAGGGTGTATTTTCCAGCCAACCCTTATCGCTCTCCAGGCACATTCACCAAAGAGTCGCCGAGCTGTCATTATCTCGAATCGAAACTTCTATCGTTGTATGGGCGGTGCTTGTGGCCTCGCTATCTCGGCTGCAGTCCTCCAAGCTCGTTTGAGCGCAGCCTTACCAGTTGCGCACAAAGATCTTGCCAGCTCAACGTACGTATTACCGGATGACATGCGTGGGAAGGCCGGTGTACTGGAAGCCTACATGTCAGCGAGTCATAGTGTTTTTATTCTCCAAATACCCCTCATAGGTGCATGCTTGCTTAGTACAATTTTTATTCGGGATCGTGGTTTGGATCCAGTCAAGGAGACTTAGGGTCTTTTGGGTCTCAACGATCTGCACCCTAGACCAATTAAATATGTCACTATTTATGGTTGGCGTTATGTTGGGGCAGCAACTACAGAGGAACGATGGCGGGGGGTCGAGCAGAAATTTCAATTTATGAAATATGGAAAGGGATGTGAGCGGGGACTGAAATCAACATGATAGTCATATTACTATTGATTATATACAGTACGAAGTGTTAATCTATGACATGTCGAAATTGCCTTGTAACCACGGGGCATGCCGTAGATGATGAACATCGATCATGAGGCACGATGCAATAGGAAATGCCATGTATATCCTCCCCTCGAGAATCTTCAACTTAAGAGGCCTGGGCGGTGGCAGGGCAGTCAAGGCAACGAGCATCGTACCAGGCAAAGCCCTTACCAGCATCAGCTGGGTTGATAGTGGTGGCGGTGTGCTTGAAGAAGTAGCAGATACCGTTGGTCTCGTCATAGGCTACGGCCTTGCACTCAGCCTTGGTAGTACCACAAGCGGCGACACAGTTCTTGCGGTCAAGGGCACCCTTGTGGACACTGTCGTAGCTGGTAGCAGCCGAGTTCTGGCGCCAGCCCTGGCGACCACAAATGGCACCGCCAGCGGAGTTGGCAAAGCCACAGCCCGCATCGTAGAACTTGTAGCCAGTGGCCTGTTGCTGGACCTTGGTGGTCTTGATGTCGAAC includes:
- a CDS encoding hypothetical protein (SECRETED:SignalP(1-18)): MHYSTLIAAALSVASVNAAPNNKLPCRSLDQCNVATITSGSQCGLVGYRTNADARSYDSIHKFKLTLDGCVKACGTTKPDCKSITYDETNGICYFSKFDIKTTKVQQQATGYKFYDAGCGFANSAGGAICGRQGWRQNSAATSYDSVHKGALDRKNCVAACGTTKAECKAVAYDETNGICYFFKHTATTINPADAGKGFAWYDARCLDCPATAQAS
- a CDS encoding hypothetical protein (TransMembrane:11 (o6-24i36-60o66-86i107-128o134-154i166-189o209-232i239-257o263-288i309-327o366-384i)), with amino-acid sequence MLYLCRAIAGIGGGGVLNLSNIIISDIVTLEQRGKIQGVVGATVGLGNIIGPFIAAGVIGQTSWRAFFWILSPLSFCTAVLSYFFLPSKPATVGFWEGIRKIDWMGTFVSGISIVLLLIPISGGGSYFSWDSPLSISMLSTGGALFIAFIVWEWKMAKLPMMPVNIYKNITLSIMLAQNFLFGAVYQSYLYYVPLYLQNPRQYSAMESAAIYTPLVAAQAIFSIASGQYISFRLRYGEVIYTGFALWTLGAGLALILNRHTSAAVIAVILAVVGAGVGCIFQPTLIALQAHSPKSRRAVIISNRNFYRCMGGACGLAISAAVLQARLSAALPVAHKDLASSTYVLPDDMRGKAGVLEAYMSASHSVFILQIPLIGACLLSTIFIRDRGLDPVKET